The window atccagattataataatcctaagctgaatcaatcAGGGCCTTAATAAAGGGTTGGGAGAGAAGTTAATCTCTAAAAGTGTTTTCTAATATGCGAATGGCAATTAATTTGGTAAGAGTACAAAATTTGAGTCCTAGAACGGAAGTAATTGAAACATGTAgattacattatttttttaaaaaataattaatcattattattttgataCACTTATCTTTAATGAAGAGGTTAGATGAAGCACTACAAAGATAATTCCCCTGCCACATTGTATATGCTTCTCTTAATAatgttatttctttttttcagtCAATCTCAGTACCAACAGGACCCGCTTTTAGGAATGCTCCACACATCGGACGAGAAATGGAAAAATCTCACCTCATCCAACTTGTTTCTCAGGACGGCGAGAATCATCACATTATCTCCATATGGGGAATGATTGGTGTTGGCAAAACATCCTTCATTAGGAGTGTCTATGAAAGCGAAGAAATCACTAGCATGTTTGAGCAGTGTGCCTGGGTCACTGTATCACATCCTTTTAACCTTCATAATTTCATTACGAGCTTAGCCCATGAATTAGATTCAAACGATTTTAGTGTTCTTGGAAATGGCTTGCAGAAGAGTGAAGAATCAATCAAGGCTTCAAAGAGGAGATGCCTCCTTGTCCTTGATGATGTATCATCTATTGAAGAATGGAGCTTGATAAAACCACATTTGCCTAGTGAAACAAACACAAAGATCATAGTCACCACGAGAGAAGCAAGTATTGCTGAGCATTGCTCGATGACATGCAAAAACATATATAAGCTGGAAGGTCTTAAAGAAGATGCGGCACTTGCACTCTTCAAGAACAAGGCATTCCTACTAGTCCTAAAAAGAATTTTGCTTTTTTATGCTTGGCAATCAAACTTCTGAGCATTAAATGTTTTTATATAGGTAATTAAGTGTtaattatctataaaaaaattgtttacTGACCAAGAGAAAATGAACAGTACTCATGATTAAAAATTATTTCATAAAACTGTGGATATTGAGTTTTTTGGTTAAGATTCCTTCATATAGTACTTTAACTTTTTCCAGTTATCTGTCAAAGTTATATATGGAGATCTCACTATACTATTTGAATATTCACTGTGGCTTATGAGCATTGATGTCGGCATTTGTTAATGTGTGCCAATGCTAGTCTGCGCATATGAGAACCCCtttaaattttgtttgggaTATTTCATCATGTTCTTGTTCTGTAGCAACTCTTTTGtaattagttgtttttttagaaacaatCTACCACATCCACATTACATTTGTGTATGTTGACAATCTTCTCATAACAACTGTAGGTATTTGTAGATGGTTCAAATATTGATTTGGATCTTGACATGACTACTCAAGCAAAACTCATCATAAAGGAGTGTGATGGCCATCCCCTTGCAATAACCAATATTGTTGGTTTCTTGGCAAGAAAGCAAAAAACAGCTACGGAATGGAAGAAGTTGAATGATGATTTTAGTTCAGGGTCAGTGAGCAAAGAAAATCTTGAAATGATAAGTACAGGCCTTGAACCATCCTATGATGACTTCTCCTATCATCTAAAGTTATGCCTTCTGTACTTATCTGTTTTTCCCAAAGGCCATAATATTAGGCGCAAACGCATAGTAAGACGTTGAGCTGCAGAAGGTTATATAAGTAAGACTCATAGCTTGAGTGCAGAAGAAGTTGGTGAGAGCTATTTTGCAGAGCTTATCAATAGAAGCATCATTCAACCATCAGAACCAATACCTCACAATGCTGGCAATATTGAATATTGTCGAGTACATAATCTTATGCACAAGATTAGTGTTTCAAAATCCATGGAAGAAAATCATGGCTTTGTACTTGAAGTTAGCTCTAATAATGAAGGTATAGTACGAAATTTATCTATAATCAACGTTGGTGAGACAAACAAGAACGTATTGAAGTGTGTTGACCTAACCCATGTACGATTAGTGACTATATTTGGAGAGTGGAGAGCATCTTTAGATTTTAGAAAGATGAGGATGCTTCGGATTCTTGATTTGGAGGGCACATCTGGTTTGAAAGATCGTGACCTGAGTCAAATTGGCAATTTTCTTCACCTCAGGTATCTTTCATTAAGAGGATGTGCTGATATCTATCATCTACCAAATTCATTGGGCAACTTGTGGGACATCCAGGTGTTAGATGTCAGCGGCACAAGTATCATCAAGCTACCAAAGACCATCACCAAGCTAAAGAAGCTCCACTACCTTCGTGCCGGCAATATACCAAAGGATGATGACACCTCTTCTATAGAGTTGAAAGAATCATGTGATCTTTCAAAAATGGAGCACGAGCCAATTGATGATTTGGAAATACCAGATGTTGAAGCCAAATCAACGTTGGTGAGACAAACAAGAACGTATTGAAGTGTGTTGACCTAACCCATGTATGATCAGTGACTATATTTGGAGAGTGGAGAGCATCTTTAGATTTTAGAAAGATGAGGATGCTTCGGATTCTTGATTTGGAGGGCACATCTGGTTTGAAAGATCGTGACCTGAGTCAAATTGGCAATTTTCTTCACCTCAGGTATCTTTCATTGAGAGGATGTGCTGATATCTATCATCTACCAAATTCATTGGGCAACTTGTGGGACATCCAGGTGTTAGATGTCAGCGGCACAAGTATCATCAAGCTACCAAAGATCATCACCAAGCTAAAGAAGCTCCACTACCTTCGTGCTGGCAATATACCAAAGGATGATGCCACCTCTTCTATAGAGTTGAAAGAATCAAGTGATCTTTCGAAAATGGAGCACGAGCCAATTGATGATTTGGAAATACCAGATGTTGAAGCCAAATCAGTTCAATTTGGCATGGAGGTATTGGACAGGACAACATCTTATTGCACAATAACAATGCAAAATACTGACTATGTAAAGAAGCGTGACATATTCCACAAATATTGCAAGGTCTTGTTACCTAGTATTCTACAGGAACTTGATATGTATGGTGTTAAAGCACCTAAAGGGATTGGCCAACTGAATGACCTGCACACACTTGGTGTTGTTAACGTTGTAACCGGGAAAGTCATATTACGTGAGCTTGAAAAACTTAAAAAACTACATAAGTTAGGATTGATGGGTATCAATAAGAAAAATAGCCAAGTTGTCCTATCTGTCATTGCAAACCTTGCCCTCTTACACTCATTATCATTGCAAGCAGAGGGGGAACCAGGTTTACAAGGTTGTTTGGATCACACATTCGCACCTCTAAGTAAGCTTCAAAGCCTCAAGATTTATGGAAATCTAGTTACACTGCCAACATGGATCACCCAAATTCAGAATTTGACTAAGCTGAAGCTACGGAGCACCCAGTTGAAGCTGGATCTTTTCTTGGAAGTCCTTGGGAAGCTACCGCATTTGGCCATTTTGCGACTATGGATGAACTCTTTTCAGAGCAAAGAACTCTGTTTCAATTTTCAGCAAGGGACTTTCCTGAGTCTTGTAGTGATGGAGCTGAAAGATCAAGGAGGCCTCAAGTCATTAACCTTCATGCAAGGAGCGATGCCAAGGCTTGAGTTGCTGCAGATCGATAATTGTATACACATTGACGAAAATGGGCTTTCTGGTGTGTCATCTCTTCCAAGCCTGAGAGAAGTTATGCTCAAGGGTGACCACAACGAAGAACTCATGAAGAACCTGTGTGACCAGATCACTCTGAATCAAAACCAACCAGTTCTAAAGGGGGCATGACCGCATATGAGCTGAATGATGGATTGGTTTCTATTGTTGTTTGTGTTTCCATTTCATGTATCTTATATTTTTTGCTCATTTCCCTTCATGCTTTTTGTTTCCTTAGAGATTAATCAGTTCAGGTCACGTGTGCTGTTGCTGTTGCATAATTCTGAACGCAAATTAAGTGTGTGTGCTGGACGTGCTACACCATGTGGGCGAGTTAATTTCATGAGTTGTGGAGTTCATGTGTTTGTGAGTGTGGGGTCGGGAGGCTACTAAGGCCATCTCTAGTTTGTACTTTGTTTTATATGCataaagaaaaacagaaaacgCTGTGCTTGTTAAGGCAGCACCAAATTATCTGTCCCCTCTGTTTCTCTTCTCTTTGGCATTTTGTGGAGCTCTTCCTTGTTCATTAGGTTGAAGGTGTTCGGCAGGGGGTTTGGGATGAGCTCAACTGCTCAAGAGGTGCCCCGAGCAACATGCACGATGTTGGGTAACCTGAGATGTTTATGTGTGTTCCCATCAAAATAATTAGCATTATTTCTTCTGTATTGCCACATGTTAGTGAAGCTATTTTAGATTATATAGACTTTATTAAACGTGTTGGAACTTAAGTTTTAAAATAGAGAAAGTTTGATAGACTTCATTTCTCCTTTTCGGAGTTATTTTCTAACAAGATAGAGAAAGGTAGATTTTCACCCAGGAAAAgttagtttcaaactttcaattaatGACAAGTTGAAGACTGTTTCAATTAGGGAAAAAGTCAGTTATACATATTCCAAAACatccaaaaaaaactttaaaaccaAAGCTCTTCTTGGGCAACGCTCTGGTGCTCTCTACTCGTAGTATTATACTACCAGTAGAAATAATGTCAACCGTTTGTTTTTAAGGGCAAATTAGTAATGTACTAATACAAATTAGGGGTAACtttgtaatttcttttttacCATCTCGGTCGGTCTGTAGGTTTGTCAGTCCCCATCATCGAGACCACGGAAAagcaaaaaaggaaaatgcgtcatgtcgacgtttgatgtcacgactacggtatttggatagtatggggatcgttggtgctaggatatacgcgagactgaggtaaaagagatagagacAGGGATTtatatacaggttcaggcctctgaattgtcaggtaataaccctacatcctgttggccggagccggtaTTGcttttattcatgataatcacaccagtacaatatttgaggtagcctatctaactgttgtcgacatggcggtttgacgatctgactcgtagtcgataacagggtagccttcctcctcgaatctgtgcttggcgagatcagagatagcgctttcatctctcctgacagtatccggagacaccgtagggtactagccgtgcttatccctgaagtcgatatccggcggcgtgtcttggcgcaTGTAGGCTtttatgttgtggcttctatgtcgattgtgttgAGTGTTGATCATgttccctctcctcctaggggggcttgtatttatacctatatgtgtccccttgtccaagtagaactagggaaactaatatggatacaatccttgtccttgtcgtttccatgtagaactctggttgtcttttctTATCTGGAACTCCCTCGAGATCAGTtttcgtataagacatggtatgtggtggatcctgccgagatttagtcaactactattaggtcgCGCTTGTGGATCGCGCGCGTCCTCCCGTCGGCGTCGCGTGTGGATTGGGATTTGGGAGTCCTCCCGCCGACGGTGGAACACCCCAGACCCTCTCTGCATTCATCTATATGTGTTGTGTATCAGAAACCAATGATTTAAATCTGTCAGTTATCGAGCTCAGTGTTATCTTAGTTTATCTGCTCTTCAGCCAGGAGATAAACCATTAATCTTTCAGTTGAATTTTTTCTCGTTCGGTCAGTGTTGtctcaagttttttttaatgataattCTATTGCGAAGTCCTCAAAATTCATTTCCAAATCGTGTACAGTTGGGTACTGTGAATTTCAGACAACGAACAGTAGCTCAAACACTTTGATTCACAGCTGCAGGTTCAGTATTTTGTTTCGACGCGCTAGGCATCTCCAACATTTTCCAGGTTGGCAAGATTATCAGGAGGGAGGAGATGACTGAAGATCTAGGCTGTGCAAGAACAAAGCCTGCCTATTAGCACCGTGTTTATTCAATGGCCGGCGCCTACTGCGACTGGGGAGGACAGTCAGCGGGGCAGCGACGGCTGCTGAGAAAGGAGAAGCAACAGGGCGACGAcgcttgttgctgctgctgcgagtgGTCAGTGCCAGTCGACGGCGGTGGCAGAACCCACAACCCACCGACGATTATATATCACCGGTAGCTTTGCCTTGTTCTTCGAGTGAGCCGGGCGTCACCGCTGCTGGCGCTCCACCACATCGCCAGGCACACGGGAAAAACTACGAGGAATTGCCATTTCAgtcgacaacggcggcggaatcggtggaggcggcgatggcgcctgAGGGCTGAGGCgaccgaggcggcggaggcgtagGAAGAGCAATTTGCAGCGGCTGCCAGATATTTGCGAGTGAAAAATTATGATTATACTCCTTCACACATTATTTTTTCAGGATAAAAATACCCCTCCACATTTCTATTACCATTAAATATGGTGATAGTAGAAATAGATTTCAACCCTTCGATTAAATGCGATCAATGGTTCGGATTACTTTCTACTACTGGAGTCGGGCTCTTCTTGCAAATCTTCTTTGCCTCAGCCACCACCCCGTGTTGCCACACACTATAGGTGCCCAAAGGCTCGAGGCTTGACGGCCCAGCCCAACCCAGGCACGGCATGGCATGGCCCACCCGTTGAGCCGTGCATGGGCCTCTGTGTCGACACggtgggctggcccggcacgaCATGGTCCAAAGATCAGGGAAGCACAATAGATGAGGGAggccaaatagacttattttcagtCATATGAAGGCGCGGGGATAAGTTCACCTTGACTCTCTTAACTAGTGGCCGGATCTGATTCATATCTCTGAACCAGAGtaccggatatcttgacccccaactattaaaatcgGTGTGATTTGACTCCCTCGGTAGTTTCACTGGCCTGACGCCTACGTGGTGGTTTCGACTTGGTTTTCATTCCACGTGGT of the Oryza sativa Japonica Group chromosome 2, ASM3414082v1 genome contains:
- the LOC136355247 gene encoding disease resistance protein PIK5-NP-like, with protein sequence MRMLRILDLEGTSGLKDRDLSQIGNFLHLRYLSLRGCADIYHLPNSLGNLWDIQVLDVSGTSIIKLPKTITKLKKLHYLRAGNIPKDDDTSSIELKESCDLSKMEHEPIDDLEIPDVEAKSTLVLDVSGTSIIKLPKIITKLKKLHYLRAGNIPKDDATSSIELKESSDLSKMEHEPIDDLEIPDVEAKSVQFGMEQGTFLSLVVMELKDQGGLKSLTFMQGAMPRLELLQIDNCIHIDENGLSGVSSLPSLREVMLKGDHNEELMKNLCDQITLNQNQPVLKGA